From the Papaver somniferum cultivar HN1 chromosome 2, ASM357369v1, whole genome shotgun sequence genome, the window TGGCTCGTTTTCGACGGCGGCAGTAGACGACGAAGATTTTTGAGGCAATGGACGTTTTGCAATATCACCAGCAATTAGCGTCAAACTTGAACATATATGTTCAACATCATAGTTACTAACAGGAAAATTTGTCACTGCACTTGCACCTCGGCGTTTTATCGCTGTGATATCATATGCCTTGGCTGCTTCCTCTTGTGTATCTATAAATAATTAAACACAACAATCAATCGTCGATGAATACACGCACATGTAATTAGTGGTCTTCATAGGCACAATTAGACCCTTACGTCTCCATCTTATCATTCTCACTAGTGGTTACGAACGAAGTATAAAGTATAAACATACAGAAAAAAGGGATTACTGAAAGTTCCAAGACACAAGTATTTGTTTGGGACTCTAATTTGAGCTTGCCATCTTTTTCCAGACCTACTCACTCCTCTGTACATTGATGCACCATTTGAAAAGCCACTACTTTTTCTGCATCATTAACAATTTTCTCTTTTAATAATGCTTTCTGAATagcattaattgttttttttagTACATTAAACTCGTTTCAAAGTCATGCCAATACAACAATTTCAGTACTGAAATCTTAATTTTCAGAAAACTAAAGAGATCTGTGCTAAAACTCATAAATTGTGGTCAGATAGATATACCTTTTTAATGTGGCTACATATTCTtccttcttcatgttcttcatttcaTTGAGTTCTTTCTCATAAATGGATAACTGACAAAAATTTCAAGAATATACAATTAAAGACATGAAATTAATTACCATATTTAAttggaaaaattaattaattttaagaatttttctttttgaattccaTACCGGGAAATTTGTTTGAGTTGTAGGACCATAATACTTCAATGCAGCTAAATCATAAACCTTGGCTGCTTTATCTTCCTCATCATATTCACCTGATTGAAAATTTCTTCAGATTAAAATGTTCTTACAAGGTTACAAGAaaggaaaacaaaataacaaaatcaaatcaatagtaATTATTCTGGAACTTATCAAGATAAACTGTTCACAATCATCACCGTTGAGTatgaacaaaaaataaataaaagttagCAATCTCATACTCAAAGTACTATTACTAGAGCAcaaaaaatctgaaaaaaaaaacatgagtgTTATCATCAGATTCATTATAGAATTATGGATAAAAAAAAGATCATTTTTCTTATATACCTTGTTTTCGTTTTCTTATGTTGCCTTCTTTAATGTAACCATCCGGAATTTGGGCTACATATTTTCCTCTCCGTATATGTCTACAAACACCAAGGTATTGagaagttttttgtttttttagatgGTTGTACTGAGGAGTGAATGGAATCGAAATGGGTTTTATGCTTATGTTAATTAGGCAACCGTTATAAGAATTGGATATTTTCCTGCAAAGAGAACCATCTGAACGCCAAGGCATGCCTGAAATATGCTCACCTGGTGGGCTAAGTGATAGTTCAAGTTTTCTATCATCTAAACCTCCGAAACTTCTTTTAAGATCACAATCACCGCCAACTCCTTTTACTACGCATTCTACATTCAGATCTAGCAGCTTTCCACCATTTGCTAAATCTCCCCACTCCATAACAAGACCTAAAACAACAAAATCTCTATCTCAATCTCTCTTTTGAAGCGAAAAAAGAATTTCTTTaagaatggaaaaaaaaaaacagggaaACAGGAGAAAACCTcccaaaaaatgaaatgaaaaaaattaagataagaagaaaagaagattatATACATCTCTACTTCACCCATAAAccatacacaaaattggtcaaaaagaccaaaacacaaAATTCCTGGATTATATAGATTCTTAgtttttgatactgtttatatagccaaaaatcagaaatattctgtttatatagccaatttggatatttggcccaggaaaattaaaaaaaaaatgtctcttacCTAAAATATCCCCTAACCTTTTAACCCTTCTTTTcaaagagaatttatttctcttCCCTTCCCGCAGAGCTCTGCAGAACCTCCTCTTCCCTTCCCGCAGAGCTCAGCAGAAATCGGCAATTCAGAGctcgttttttttcttcagatctcgtttatcaatcatgatgattAGCGATTGTTTAATACGTTTGTAGAATCCAAGTTTCATCTAATCGAAGTTTCATCaattgtagtttcatctaatcaaAGTTTCTGAGTTGGTTTTGATGCAATTGAAGTTTCTATAATAGCGTCGAATCGGTAAGTTTCAATTTGTCCAATTGAAGTTTCTCTGTCGATTTTGAAGCAATTTTTAGTTGTTGATGattaatttttgttaatttttgattttagttgttgattttgaaTATCCAGGGTTTAAATGATTATGTGACTGGTAAATTTTTCAATTTGTCCATTATTTCGGTTTGTCTCGAAtcatgttttctagggtttagtaaTCTGATTTTCAATGCAATATACACAGATGTGAAGTTTGTGTGTTCAATTGTGATGTGAAATGAATTAGTATGTACTTCTGCTAATTTGTTTACATATTATCAATTGAATACATCCAGATTCAGAAGATTTGTTTTTATATATTCCTTTTGAAGATGGATCGTCATTTTCTCTGTGTGGTTATCTGGGGTACCAATGTGTGTCCATACCAAGTTACTACGAAGTCAacagttgatgagttgaaggcgCATGTCTGTTCTTATTGGAATAGCATTTTACCGGACTCAATTCAGTTTGTATTTGACTATGAGGGGATAAGCAATGTTGTTGACAGTGATGTGAAGCTCTGTTCTTTCTTGTCATTGTGTATTGTTAACCATTTGTCTTTCTTGGAGATTTGTTTATTTGAACGTGTTCGTCTTCGTGCTCCTGATTTTGTTCGTGAACCTACTACGAGCGAGTTTagtttagcaccagaccctagtagagatcagttggttaatccttgtcatcttccaagcagcagtagaatgagcgagtttcgtttagcacGAGACCCTAGCATAGatcagttggttaatccttgtcatctttcgagcagcagtagaatgagcgagtttcgtttagcaccagaccctagcagagctcagttggttaatccttgtcatcttccgagtagcagtagaatgagcgagtttcatttagcaccagaccctagaagatctcagttggttaatccttaTCATATTCCGAGCAGCAGTAGAatgagcgagtttcgtttagcaccagaccctagcagagctcagttggttaatccttgtcatcttccgagcagcagtaaAGTTACTCCTACACCTACAATGACGGAGTTGCTTTTAGCTCAGTCACCTATTCCTTCCTCTCAAGATCTTGTTTCTTCTCAAGATATCCCCATGTCTCAAGAACGTACATACAATGGAAAGTTGGCAATTAAAAGATCTTGCAAGGCGGCTGAATGGGAGTTTATTATAAAAGGTGTTGGTCAAGATTTTTATGGAGGACGAGATGAAGCTCGTCTTGttgttgagaaatataaccattttTTGGTCGCAGGGTGAGAGTCGGCAAGAGCAATCTAGAACGATATACGGTGGAATGTTATTACAAGGAGAAATTGGAATGCGACTGGATGTTCCATGCAGCTCCCAAGACTTTCAATGTGAAGGGTCACTTATTCCTCAAGGCCTATAACGGGGAACATAAATGTTGTGCTGGTTATAGTGATGGAACAAAGGCTGATCCGGTTACGCGCGAACTTAtcaagagtttgatatttgagcagATTGAACAGAATCCCAACAAGAAAGCcagggatattgttagagaactcAAAAGTGATTATGGGTTGGAAGTGAGCTACGATCAGGCGCATGCCGGGAAAGAATTATGTTTCAAGGAGTTGTATGGCGAGGACATTAAATCATACACTGACTTGAGATGGTGGTGTGAAGCCGTGAAGAAACACGATACAGGTAGTAGGGATGATTTAGTTGTTGAAGGTGGCGAGTTTAAGAGTTTGTTCTTAGCCTTCGATGCTTGCATCTCTGGTTTCGAATATTGTCGCCCGGTACTGTTCTTGGATGCAACTTTCCTAACTGGAAAATTTAGGGGTTGTCTTATGGCGGCTACCGGGAAGAATGCGAATAATGGTAtgtcttcttttatttttgatgtcataattttttttttttatgtcagattatcactggatgaaaccggtttcatccttaACTGGTGAAGTCAGACTAgagaatgaaactagtttcattctgTACAATAGCAGTTTCAGTCAGTTtgatatgattttttctttttgtgtttgttttgtttcTGTAGGAATATTTCCTCTGGCATATGGTATCGTATCAGCTGAAACTGTTGAGAATTGGCATTGgttcttgaagaaactagaatctatCTTGGGTCCTCGTGTACTAACTTTTATTCCGGATCGCCATGAGGGTTTGATCCAAGGGATTCGTGATGTTTTCCGAACTTTCTATCATGCTTGGTGTTACCAGCATTTGAAGAATAATGTCCGCAGTAAGACCAACAAGAAAAAGGGAGAGCATTGTGCTGCGATGGGTTTGTTCAAAGAATGTTTCTATTCATCGACTCATGAAGGCTTTGATCAGGGTATGCAAAAGTTGAAGGATATGGGATGTGATGGTCTTCACAAATTCTTGAGTGAGATTCCAGTGGAATGTTGGTCCAATGCACATTGTCTGGGCTGTCGTTATGGCGACATGTGTTCAAACATTGCAGAGTCCTTCAACTcttggatcaaggaagcaaaaggtATGCCTATTGTAACACTTGTTAACTGGATCAGACTTAAAATTATGGAACAGATGAGTACAAGGAAGAGGAAGGGGCGACGTATAAAGAATTCATTTGTCCCAGGCTAGAGAAAAAAGTGTTGGCTTCCATTCGTGCTGGTGTCCAGTGGAGAATAACCAAGTATGGTGACATGGAGTGGGAAGTTTTTGATGGAAAGCACACGCATGTTGTTAATATTGCGAGGTTTCAGTGCAACTGTAGGGTTTGGTTTACTGAGCAGTTCCCTTGTGATCACGCTATTGCGTGTATGCATTCAAATAACATCAATATTTACGAGTACATTAATCAGTATTTCAGCATTGCTAGCTTCCGTGCTTCGTGTGATCGTCCTATCAAGCCCATTCCTGATTACGACAAGCCTATTGATGTTGCTACTGGAGATCTCGTGAACCCACCACCTGTCGtaggaaaaaaacatggtaggACGAAGAAGAAGCGGATTCCTAACACAGGTAGTGCAAGTTTCAAGAGACCAATTACGTGCGGTAACTGCCATACTCAGGTACATCATAACAAGACGATGTGTCCTCATCCTCCTGCGAAAAAGCAACGTTAAGTACCTGCTTAAGAACATCTCCAGCCTTCATTTCTTTTGTGCAGCTTTTTACCATGATATATTTTATTAGCTTGTTACCATGATATCTTTCTTAGTTTATTCTTCTCTGCAGCCTCTTGTTGCACATCTAAGATTCATTTACTATTTACCTTGGattgtttcttttgttcataaaaatatattttatggaattattttttcaagtatttctcttcatttttattgtatatatctTTTAGTCTTATGTTGATTGTTTAATTGTACATTCCCTTCAGTTTTTCACTGTAAAATTAGAATGTTTGCGAAGATTCAAATTTAATTgtacaggatgtaaccagtt encodes:
- the LOC113351034 gene encoding AP2-like ethylene-responsive transcription factor AIL5, with the protein product MEWGDLANGGKLLDLNVECVVKGVGGDCDLKRSFGGLDDRKLELSLSPPGEYDEEDKAAKVYDLAALKYYGPTTQTNFPLSIYEKELNEMKNMKKEEYVATLKRKSSGFSNGASMYRGVSRSGKRWQAQIRVPNKYLCLGTFNTQEEAAKAYDITAIKRRGASAVTNFPVSNYDVEHICSSLTLIAGDIAKRPLPQKSSSSTAAVENEPVAAKQGQAKKEGEKKFKRKHDFPSPKTLGPRRKYGQNLNASHRRATGSKATGISINDPPPQAEQPTHEESVSDTPTEQEYGDTKVS
- the LOC113351035 gene encoding uncharacterized protein LOC113351035 codes for the protein MFHAAPKTFNVKGHLFLKAYNGEHKCCAGYSDGTKADPVTRELIKSLIFEQIEQNPNKKARDIVRELKSDYGLEVSYDQAHAGKELCFKELYGEDIKSYTDLRWWCEAVKKHDTGSRDDLVVEGGEFKSLFLAFDACISGFEYCRPVLFLDATFLTGKFRGCLMAATGKNANNGIFPLAYGIVSAETVENWHWFLKKLESILGPRVLTFIPDRHEGLIQGIRDVFRTFYHAWCYQHLKNNVRSKTNKKKGEHCAAMGLFKECFYSSTHEGFDQGMQKLKDMGCDGLHKFLSEIPVECWSNAHCLGCRYGDMCSNIAESFNSWIKEAKDEYKEEEGATYKEFICPRLEKKVLASIRAGVQWRITKYGDMEWEVFDGKHTHVVNIARFQCNCRVWFTEQFPCDHAIACMHSNNINIYEYINQYFSIASFRASCDRPIKPIPDYDKPIDVATGDLVNPPPVVGKKHGRTKKKRIPNTGSASFKRPITCGNCHTQVHHNKTMCPHPPAKKQR